One stretch of Rhodoferax lithotrophicus DNA includes these proteins:
- a CDS encoding peptidylprolyl isomerase, translating into MSNPQVELHVKNYGVITLELDAAKAPKCAANFLAYVNKGHYDNTIFHRVIPGFMVQGGGMEPGMKQKSCDAPIENEANNGLKNLNYTVAMARTGDPHSATAQFFINVADNGFLNHTAPSQQGWGYAVFGKVVSGTEVVDKIKAVKTGRKGYHDDVPLEDVVIEKAVAL; encoded by the coding sequence ATGAGCAATCCCCAAGTCGAACTCCACGTCAAAAACTATGGTGTCATCACCCTTGAGCTGGATGCCGCCAAAGCCCCCAAGTGCGCCGCCAACTTCCTGGCCTACGTGAACAAAGGCCATTACGACAACACCATTTTTCACCGGGTGATTCCGGGCTTCATGGTGCAAGGCGGCGGCATGGAGCCTGGCATGAAACAAAAATCATGTGATGCGCCGATTGAAAACGAAGCCAACAACGGGTTGAAAAATCTGAACTACACCGTGGCCATGGCCCGCACCGGCGACCCGCATTCAGCCACGGCGCAGTTCTTCATCAACGTGGCCGACAACGGCTTCCTGAACCACACCGCGCCCAGCCAGCAAGGCTGGGGCTATGCCGTATTTGGCAAGGTGGTGTCGGGCACCGAAGTGGTTGACAAAATCAAGGCGGTCAAAACCGGTCGCAAGGGTTACCACGACGATGTCCCCCTGGAAGATGTGGTGATTGAAAAAGCCGTTGCGCTGTAA
- a CDS encoding peptidylprolyl isomerase codes for MNFKQFSRVVLTTLAGVAIFSIANIASAENTPHVKLATSAGDILLELYPDKAPKTVENFLQYVKDKHYNGTIFHRVIGNFMIQGGGFDARYVEKPTRAPVVHEGRQSVEKGLHNVVGTLAMARTSDPQSATAQFFINVKDNAFLDPVLIPPGDPVPRFEYQGRIYENTPRAQLVNASQLFGYTVFGKVIAGMDVIDKIKATPTGAGGPFPTDVPQTPIFINSATLVK; via the coding sequence ATGAATTTCAAGCAATTTAGCCGTGTAGTGCTTACCACACTTGCGGGAGTAGCTATTTTTTCAATAGCGAATATAGCCTCTGCAGAAAACACGCCCCATGTCAAGCTAGCGACCAGTGCAGGCGATATTCTGCTGGAGCTCTACCCTGACAAAGCCCCCAAGACCGTTGAAAACTTCCTGCAATACGTCAAGGACAAGCACTACAACGGCACCATCTTTCACCGCGTGATTGGCAACTTCATGATCCAGGGCGGCGGTTTTGATGCCCGCTATGTGGAAAAACCCACCCGTGCGCCCGTGGTGCACGAAGGCCGCCAGTCCGTGGAAAAAGGGCTGCACAACGTGGTAGGCACACTCGCCATGGCGCGCACGTCAGACCCACAATCGGCAACCGCCCAGTTTTTCATCAATGTGAAAGACAACGCTTTTCTCGACCCGGTGCTGATTCCGCCGGGTGACCCGGTGCCCAGGTTTGAGTACCAAGGCCGCATCTACGAAAATACCCCACGCGCCCAGCTGGTCAATGCATCACAATTGTTTGGTTACACCGTTTTTGGCAAAGTCATCGCCGGCATGGATGTGATCGACAAGATCAAAGCCACCCCCACCGGGGCCGGCGGCCCCTTCCCGACCGATGTTCCCCAAACACCCATTTTTATCAACTCTGCAACCCTGGTGAAATAA
- a CDS encoding L,D-transpeptidase family protein produces MTRYTKAFLTLWLVALYLSTGAGSAWAKPSKVAKKHSKPAPVPVVKAPKDGLAEARLIEIYRLIGKSDSRTALQKSEQLVHDFPNFALAHLVYGDLLSARTRPLTKFGDVPASQLKNGTEVLNELKDESQLRLKALRERPPSGSVPAEFLQMSAYNKHAIAIDAAKSRLYLFENQSHGLSLVADYYISVGKLGIEKKIEGDQRTPLGVYFITSQLDPKSLKDYYGSGALPINYPNVLDLKRGKTGGGIWLHGTPPDQFSRPPLASDGCVVLANPDLERLLRTVEIRSTPVLISRNLKWVPPQSLQPRSHEFTTQLNAWLQAKSSGNMNTLSQFYAPDFNNGKTLADWLPKLRSEVAAMQGREWAIKDLSLLHWVDANETMVVTFGEVATGQRTGTTKRQYWSRQNKQWKIIYEGIIG; encoded by the coding sequence ATGACTCGTTATACCAAGGCATTTCTGACCCTTTGGCTTGTGGCACTGTATCTTTCAACCGGTGCGGGAAGTGCTTGGGCCAAACCTTCCAAAGTAGCCAAAAAACACAGTAAACCAGCACCGGTCCCTGTGGTCAAGGCCCCCAAAGACGGCTTGGCCGAAGCCCGGCTGATTGAGATTTACCGTCTCATTGGCAAATCAGACAGCCGCACAGCGCTTCAGAAATCGGAGCAACTGGTGCATGACTTCCCCAACTTTGCACTCGCCCATCTGGTGTATGGTGACCTGCTCTCGGCACGTACCCGGCCTTTGACAAAGTTTGGAGATGTGCCTGCCAGTCAGCTCAAAAATGGCACTGAGGTTCTTAACGAACTCAAAGACGAATCACAACTGCGGCTCAAAGCATTGCGTGAGCGCCCCCCTTCGGGCAGTGTCCCCGCAGAATTTCTGCAAATGTCAGCCTACAACAAACACGCCATTGCCATTGATGCAGCCAAGTCAAGGCTATACCTGTTTGAAAACCAGAGCCATGGTTTATCCCTGGTAGCTGACTACTACATCTCAGTGGGCAAACTGGGCATTGAGAAAAAAATTGAAGGGGATCAACGCACACCATTGGGGGTGTATTTCATCACCAGCCAACTCGACCCCAAAAGCCTGAAAGATTATTACGGCTCAGGGGCCTTACCCATCAACTACCCCAATGTGCTGGATCTCAAACGCGGCAAAACCGGTGGCGGTATCTGGTTACATGGCACACCACCCGATCAGTTTTCACGCCCCCCATTGGCCAGCGATGGCTGCGTGGTGTTAGCCAATCCTGACCTGGAACGCCTGCTGCGCACGGTAGAAATTCGCTCCACACCAGTGCTGATCTCGCGCAATTTGAAATGGGTGCCGCCACAAAGCCTGCAACCCCGCAGCCATGAGTTCACCACCCAACTGAATGCCTGGCTACAAGCCAAATCCAGTGGCAACATGAACACCCTGAGCCAGTTTTACGCCCCAGACTTCAACAACGGCAAGACGCTGGCCGACTGGTTACCCAAATTACGCTCGGAAGTGGCGGCCATGCAAGGCCGTGAATGGGCCATCAAAGACCTCTCCCTGCTGCATTGGGTTGATGCCAACGAGACCATGGTGGTGACGTTTGGTGAAGTGGCCACCGGCCAACGCACCGGAACCACCAAGCGCCAGTACTGGAGTCGTCAAAACAAGCAGTGGAAAATCATTTACGAAGGGATCATTGGATGA
- a CDS encoding L,D-transpeptidase Cds6 family protein — MKLNRSVLFKTLRLLTLAGACATQFAYADEYTDVSQLVRANKFAEALTLVDGHLATKPADPQMRFLKGVIQRNLNKTPEAITTFTKLTEDYPELPEPYNNLAVLYASQGQYDKARVALEMAIRTNPSYSTAHENIGDVYARLASQAYNKALQLDSANMAVPPKLALIREVFKPNLANARPGQGNTVVTATSAPVTPAPSVKPNAALTPTATLPAPAPAAAPVKPVVTPSPTPPTSKPAPADTDQAKPVEAAITNWAQAWSNKDMGAYFAAYSSDFDTPGKQSRSAWEKDRTDRITGKSHIAVKLTELNVKVTGDEAVARFRQAYKADSLSVSSRKTLHLKKHGSKWLITRESTGN, encoded by the coding sequence ATGAAGCTCAACCGTTCTGTTCTTTTCAAAACCTTGCGTTTGCTCACGCTGGCGGGTGCCTGTGCAACCCAGTTCGCCTATGCAGACGAATACACCGATGTCAGTCAACTGGTACGTGCCAACAAGTTTGCCGAGGCCCTGACACTGGTGGATGGCCACCTGGCCACCAAGCCGGCGGACCCGCAGATGCGTTTTCTCAAAGGGGTGATCCAGCGTAATCTGAACAAAACGCCTGAAGCCATCACCACGTTCACCAAACTCACTGAAGATTACCCCGAGTTGCCCGAGCCATACAACAACCTGGCCGTGCTTTATGCCAGCCAAGGCCAGTACGACAAGGCCCGGGTGGCGCTTGAAATGGCCATTCGCACCAATCCAAGCTATTCAACCGCACATGAAAACATTGGGGACGTGTATGCCCGTCTGGCCAGCCAGGCCTACAACAAGGCACTCCAACTCGACAGTGCCAACATGGCGGTGCCGCCCAAACTGGCCCTGATTCGTGAGGTATTCAAACCCAACTTGGCCAATGCACGCCCCGGGCAAGGCAACACCGTGGTCACGGCAACCTCTGCACCCGTCACCCCGGCTCCCAGCGTAAAACCGAATGCAGCCCTTACGCCAACAGCCACACTGCCCGCACCCGCACCTGCGGCCGCCCCTGTCAAGCCAGTCGTCACACCGTCACCCACACCGCCGACCTCCAAACCTGCACCCGCGGATACGGATCAAGCCAAACCAGTTGAGGCGGCAATCACCAACTGGGCGCAAGCTTGGTCCAACAAGGATATGGGCGCTTATTTCGCAGCCTACAGCTCAGACTTCGATACCCCCGGAAAACAATCTCGTAGCGCCTGGGAAAAAGACCGCACGGATCGCATCACGGGCAAATCCCACATCGCTGTCAAGCTCACAGAACTTAATGTCAAGGTCACTGGTGATGAGGCCGTTGCGCGGTTTCGCCAAGCTTACAAAGCGGATTCATTGTCTGTCTCAAGCCGGAAAACCTTGCACCTGAAAAAACACGGTAGCAAGTGGCTGATTACCCGGGAATCCACCGGCAATTGA
- the cysS gene encoding cysteine--tRNA ligase: MSLRIFNTLSRDLQPFIPLQDGHVRMYVCGMTVYDLCHLGHARSMMAFDVVRRWLEVSGLRVTHVRNVTDIDDKIIKRALENGETIRALTDRMVEALHQDADALGILRPTHEPRATDYVPSMLRLIGQLQDKGLAYQGGDGDVNFAVRKFPGYGKLSGKSLDELRAGERVAVVDGKTDPLDFVLWKSAKPSEPEDAKWDSAYGPGRPGWHIECSAMCGDLLGYTVDIHGGGADLQFPHHENEIAQSEGAHNQPLAQFWMHNGFVTRDNEKMSKSLGNFFTIREILGKFDAQTLRFFIVRAHYRSALNYSDVHLEDARQSLKRLYTTLDLVAPQDVQIDWADPYAARFKAAMDEDFGTPEAVAVLFELAGEVNRSRSGYLAGLLKALGGSLGLLQDDPKAYLQSGAVLSEEAIAGRIAERAAAKAAKNFAEADRIRQELLALGIVLKDAASGTTWEAAK; the protein is encoded by the coding sequence ATGAGTTTGCGCATATTCAACACGCTCAGCCGTGACTTGCAACCCTTTATCCCGCTTCAGGATGGCCATGTGCGCATGTATGTTTGCGGCATGACCGTTTATGACTTGTGCCACTTGGGCCATGCGCGTTCCATGATGGCCTTTGATGTGGTGCGCCGCTGGCTGGAGGTCAGCGGCCTGCGTGTGACCCATGTGCGCAACGTCACAGACATTGATGACAAGATCATCAAACGTGCCCTTGAAAACGGTGAAACCATTCGTGCCCTGACCGACCGCATGGTTGAGGCCTTGCACCAGGATGCTGATGCCCTGGGCATTTTGCGACCTACTCATGAGCCACGTGCCACCGATTACGTGCCGTCCATGCTCAGACTCATTGGACAGTTGCAAGACAAAGGGCTGGCTTATCAGGGCGGGGATGGGGATGTGAACTTTGCCGTGCGCAAGTTTCCCGGCTACGGCAAGCTCAGTGGCAAATCCCTTGACGAATTACGTGCCGGTGAGCGCGTGGCAGTGGTGGACGGCAAAACCGACCCGCTGGACTTTGTGCTGTGGAAATCGGCCAAACCCAGCGAACCAGAGGATGCCAAATGGGACAGTGCGTATGGCCCGGGCCGCCCGGGTTGGCACATTGAATGCTCGGCCATGTGTGGCGACTTGCTGGGGTACACCGTGGATATTCACGGCGGCGGGGCGGATCTGCAATTTCCCCACCACGAGAATGAAATTGCCCAAAGTGAAGGGGCTCATAACCAGCCTCTGGCGCAATTCTGGATGCACAACGGGTTTGTGACGCGCGACAACGAAAAAATGTCCAAAAGTCTGGGCAATTTCTTCACGATCCGTGAAATTCTGGGCAAGTTTGATGCCCAGACGCTGCGCTTTTTTATTGTCCGGGCGCACTACCGCAGCGCTTTAAATTACAGCGATGTGCATCTGGAAGATGCACGCCAGTCGCTCAAACGGCTCTACACCACACTGGATTTGGTCGCACCACAAGACGTGCAGATTGACTGGGCAGATCCTTATGCCGCACGTTTTAAGGCGGCCATGGATGAAGACTTTGGCACGCCGGAAGCGGTCGCTGTGCTGTTTGAGTTGGCTGGTGAGGTCAATCGCAGTCGATCTGGCTATTTGGCGGGTTTGCTCAAAGCCTTGGGCGGCAGTTTGGGGCTGTTGCAAGATGATCCCAAAGCGTATTTGCAGTCTGGTGCGGTCTTGAGCGAAGAGGCCATTGCCGGGCGTATTGCCGAGCGCGCTGCCGCCAAAGCGGCCAAAAACTTCGCCGAAGCTGATCGCATTCGCCAGGAGTTACTGGCACTTGGCATTGTGCTGAAAGACGCAGCCAGTGGCACCACTTGGGAAGCGGCTAAGTGA
- a CDS encoding DNA-3-methyladenine glycosylase family protein, which produces MNKAQSAIKTIVFDASAPAYWAEACKHLMRKDRVMKRLIPQFGSACLQSRGDAFATLARSVVGQQISVKAAQTVWDRFTQLPEQLTPANVLKLKIDDMRAAGLSVRKVEYLVDLALHFDNGALHADAWSSMDDDAIIAELVAIRGIGRWTAEMFLIFHLMRPNVLPLDDVGLINGISKGYFSGDVVSRSDAREVAQAWAPYRTVATWYIWRSLDPVPVEY; this is translated from the coding sequence ATGAATAAAGCGCAGTCAGCTATTAAAACAATAGTTTTTGATGCCTCGGCCCCAGCGTATTGGGCCGAGGCTTGCAAGCACCTGATGAGGAAAGACCGCGTCATGAAGCGGCTGATCCCGCAATTTGGTTCGGCTTGCCTGCAAAGCCGGGGTGATGCGTTTGCCACCTTGGCGCGTAGCGTGGTGGGGCAGCAGATTTCGGTCAAGGCAGCGCAAACCGTATGGGATCGTTTTACCCAATTGCCCGAGCAATTGACCCCCGCCAACGTACTCAAACTGAAAATTGACGACATGCGGGCGGCAGGTTTGAGCGTGCGCAAGGTTGAATATCTGGTTGACTTGGCATTACATTTTGACAATGGCGCGTTACATGCCGATGCCTGGAGCAGCATGGATGACGATGCCATCATTGCCGAACTGGTGGCCATCCGGGGTATTGGCCGCTGGACCGCCGAGATGTTTTTGATCTTTCACCTGATGCGTCCCAACGTGTTGCCACTGGACGATGTGGGCCTGATCAACGGCATCAGCAAAGGCTATTTTTCTGGCGATGTGGTCAGCCGCAGTGATGCGCGCGAGGTGGCGCAAGCCTGGGCACCGTACCGCACCGTGGCAACTTGGTATATTTGGCGCTCGCTGGACCCGGTGCCGGTTGAGTATTGA
- a CDS encoding acetyl-CoA carboxylase carboxyltransferase subunit alpha, protein MAKKTFLDFETPIAELENKIEELRYVQTESAVDISAEINQLAKKSQQLTKDIYSDLTPWQITKIARHAERPYTMDYVNELFTHFVELHGDRHFADDLSIVGGLARFNGTPCMVIGQQKGRDTRERATRNFGMSKPEGYRKALRLMKTAEKFKLPVFTFVDTPGAYPGIDAEERGQSEAIGRNIFEMAQLEVPIITTIIGEGGSGGALAISVGDQLLMLQYSIYSVISPEGCASILWKTAEKAQDAADALGITAHRLKALGVIDKIVNEPVGGAHRDPKQMAAFLKRALTDAFRQVSDLKTSELLDRRFARLQSYGRFTDTKTTGK, encoded by the coding sequence ATGGCTAAAAAGACCTTTCTGGATTTCGAGACCCCTATTGCCGAGCTGGAAAACAAAATAGAAGAGCTGCGTTATGTACAGACCGAATCGGCGGTGGACATTTCGGCAGAAATCAACCAGTTGGCCAAAAAGAGCCAGCAACTCACCAAAGACATCTACAGCGATTTGACTCCGTGGCAAATCACCAAGATCGCCCGCCATGCCGAGCGCCCCTACACTATGGACTATGTGAACGAGTTGTTCACCCATTTTGTCGAGCTGCATGGCGACCGCCACTTTGCCGATGACCTGAGCATTGTGGGTGGCCTGGCACGTTTCAACGGCACGCCCTGCATGGTGATTGGTCAGCAAAAAGGCCGCGACACCCGCGAGCGCGCCACCCGCAACTTTGGCATGAGCAAACCCGAGGGCTACCGCAAAGCCTTGCGCTTGATGAAAACCGCTGAGAAATTCAAGCTGCCGGTGTTCACCTTTGTCGACACCCCCGGTGCCTACCCTGGCATTGATGCCGAAGAGCGTGGCCAGTCCGAGGCCATTGGCCGCAATATTTTTGAGATGGCGCAGCTCGAAGTGCCGATCATCACCACCATCATTGGTGAAGGCGGCTCCGGCGGCGCACTGGCGATTTCGGTGGGTGACCAGTTGCTGATGCTGCAATACTCCATCTACTCGGTGATCAGCCCGGAGGGCTGTGCCTCGATTTTGTGGAAAACCGCCGAAAAAGCCCAGGACGCGGCGGATGCGCTGGGCATCACCGCCCACCGCCTGAAGGCCTTGGGCGTGATCGACAAAATCGTCAACGAACCCGTGGGTGGGGCGCACCGTGACCCGAAACAAATGGCGGCGTTCCTGAAACGCGCCTTGACCGATGCCTTCCGCCAGGTCAGTGACCTGAAAACCAGCGAATTGCTCGATCGACGCTTTGCCCGGTTGCAGAGTTATGGTCGTTTCACAGACACCAAAACCACTGGGAAATAG